Proteins co-encoded in one Acidobacteriota bacterium genomic window:
- a CDS encoding quinone oxidoreductase: MQAIQIQQTGGPEVMVLRELPTPSPGAGEALIRLEASGVNFIDVYLREGRYPAALPYILGQEGAGTVVALGDDTAKSEFKVGDRVAWCSVSGTYAQMAVAPVSRLIRVPDDISSQQAAAAMLQGMTAHYLAHSTYGIQPGDEVLIHAGAGGVGLLLIQMAKSLGARVFTTVSNEEKAELAREAGADEVILYTHEDFAAAVKKLASGPGMTAVYDSVGKTTFDRSLEVLRPRGILVLYGGSSGAVPPFDLIQLSRRGSLYVTRPTLNDYTATREELVARAGSVLQDVASGALKLRIAHVYQLADAASAHRDLEARRTTGKVLLIP; encoded by the coding sequence ATGCAGGCTATTCAGATACAGCAAACCGGCGGACCCGAGGTGATGGTGCTCCGCGAACTGCCGACACCTTCTCCTGGAGCGGGCGAAGCGTTGATTCGCCTGGAGGCGTCGGGCGTCAACTTCATCGATGTGTACCTGCGCGAGGGACGCTATCCGGCTGCGTTGCCTTACATACTTGGGCAGGAGGGGGCAGGGACAGTTGTCGCGCTGGGTGACGACACGGCGAAGAGTGAATTTAAGGTTGGCGATCGGGTGGCATGGTGCAGCGTGTCCGGGACGTATGCGCAGATGGCCGTTGCACCGGTATCGCGGTTGATTCGTGTTCCGGATGACATCAGCTCGCAGCAGGCTGCTGCTGCGATGTTGCAAGGAATGACGGCTCATTATCTGGCGCACTCCACCTACGGCATTCAGCCGGGAGATGAGGTCTTGATCCATGCCGGTGCGGGAGGAGTTGGACTGCTGCTGATTCAGATGGCGAAGTCTTTGGGTGCCCGTGTGTTCACTACGGTCTCCAACGAGGAGAAGGCTGAGCTGGCGCGCGAGGCTGGCGCCGACGAAGTGATTTTGTATACGCATGAGGACTTCGCTGCTGCGGTGAAGAAGCTGGCATCGGGGCCGGGAATGACGGCCGTGTACGACTCGGTGGGAAAGACGACGTTCGACAGGTCGCTTGAGGTGCTGCGTCCGCGCGGGATTCTGGTGTTGTATGGAGGATCGAGCGGCGCGGTGCCTCCGTTCGATCTGATACAGCTTTCGAGGAGAGGCTCGCTGTATGTGACGCGACCTACGTTGAACGACTATACGGCTACACGCGAAGAGTTGGTGGCTCGCGCGGGATCGGTGCTGCAGGATGTTGCCAGCGGCGCGCTGAAGTTGCGGATCGCGCATGTCTATCAGCTTGCGGATGCAGCGAGCGCGCATCGTGATCTGGAGGCTCGGCGGACGACAGGCAAGGTCCTGCTTATTCCGTAA
- a CDS encoding YegP family protein, translated as MASHYELKNAANGQFMFNLKAGNGEIILTSETYKSKESALNGIESVKKNAADDAQYERKQSTSSQPFFVLKAKNHEVIGRSEMYSSDGAMEKGIESVKKNGPTATTNDISH; from the coding sequence ATGGCTTCACATTATGAGTTGAAGAATGCTGCGAACGGTCAGTTTATGTTCAATCTGAAGGCGGGCAATGGCGAGATTATTCTTACAAGCGAAACCTATAAGTCGAAAGAAAGCGCGCTGAATGGCATCGAGTCAGTGAAAAAGAACGCTGCCGACGATGCGCAGTATGAGCGCAAGCAGTCAACCTCGTCCCAGCCTTTCTTCGTGTTGAAGGCTAAGAATCACGAGGTGATCGGGCGAAGCGAGATGTATAGCTCGGATGGGGCGATGGAGAAGGGAATTGAGTCGGTCAAGAAGAATGGCCCCACAGCGACGACGAACGACATCAGCCATTGA
- a CDS encoding glycosyltransferase family 2 protein, producing MPKYSIVVPFHNEEDNVTTLYDRLKAVMEQVGESFELVFVDDGSRDRTYRLLEEIAAVDSRVLVVKLRRNFGQTSALAAGFDHAQGEYILAMDGDLQHSPDEIPNFLAKLEEGYDVVSGWRSQRGDNFIMRRIPSRAANWLMATLSGVNIHDFGTTFKAYRREVIHNIPLYGEMHRFIPALASWYGASICEIPISNPKREYGKSHYGISRTFRVFFDLLTIRFLLKYMTRPLHFFGTIGALSVVAGAGMSIWLLLLKLVTAQHVMDLHGPLFVVAGVFILAGVQMIGIGLLGELQVRHFHTASHRAPYAIDRILRLRSEESLLQ from the coding sequence GTGCCGAAATACTCGATCGTCGTTCCATTCCATAACGAAGAAGACAATGTCACGACGCTTTATGACCGCCTGAAGGCGGTGATGGAGCAGGTGGGGGAGAGCTTCGAGCTGGTATTTGTGGACGACGGGTCGCGCGACCGCACCTACCGTCTGCTTGAGGAGATTGCGGCGGTTGACTCCCGCGTTCTGGTAGTCAAGCTGCGGCGTAACTTCGGCCAGACCTCTGCGCTTGCCGCAGGATTCGACCATGCCCAGGGGGAGTACATCCTGGCGATGGACGGCGACCTGCAACACTCGCCCGACGAGATACCGAACTTCCTCGCAAAACTTGAAGAGGGGTACGACGTAGTGAGCGGCTGGCGCTCGCAGCGCGGCGACAACTTCATCATGCGTCGCATTCCTTCGCGGGCGGCGAACTGGCTCATGGCGACGTTGAGCGGTGTCAACATCCACGACTTCGGGACGACCTTCAAGGCATACCGTCGCGAGGTCATCCACAATATCCCGCTCTACGGCGAGATGCACCGGTTTATCCCGGCGTTGGCGTCGTGGTATGGCGCGAGCATCTGCGAGATACCGATCTCAAACCCAAAGCGCGAGTATGGCAAGAGCCACTACGGCATCTCGCGGACGTTTCGGGTGTTCTTCGACCTGCTGACGATCCGGTTTTTGCTGAAATACATGACGCGGCCGCTACACTTCTTTGGGACAATTGGTGCCCTGAGCGTAGTTGCAGGCGCTGGCATGTCGATCTGGTTGCTGCTCCTCAAGCTGGTTACGGCACAGCATGTGATGGATCTTCACGGTCCGCTGTTCGTCGTTGCTGGTGTCTTTATTCTTGCAGGCGTACAGATGATTGGCATTGGCCTGCTTGGTGAGCTTCAGGTAAGACACTTCCACACTGCTTCGCATCGTGCGCCGTATGCCATCGACCGGATACTGCGTCTGCGCTCGGAAGAGAGCCTGCTGCAGTAA